A region of Cellulophaga sp. RHA19 DNA encodes the following proteins:
- a CDS encoding carboxypeptidase-like regulatory domain-containing protein → MKNFLIALCIIFCSTQLSAQTKIVTGTVMCDNIPLPGVNVVVKGSNKGVLTDFNGHFSIKSKENDKLVFTYLGYKSKEIKQKKVKSTVNLQEDFTICFPKLSDNLPFNIYEFGTENINTQQDLYNTIRAKVPGVQITNTQNNNIPKITMRGDSNTIVIIDGIRYTDTSILQTINPLDIEKVYVANSVAASNYLLTKRN, encoded by the coding sequence ATGAAAAACTTTTTAATTGCCTTATGTATTATTTTCTGTAGCACACAATTAAGTGCTCAAACTAAAATAGTTACAGGAACTGTAATGTGTGACAACATCCCTTTGCCCGGAGTAAATGTTGTTGTTAAAGGATCAAACAAAGGTGTATTAACAGATTTTAATGGTCATTTTTCAATAAAGTCTAAGGAAAATGATAAACTTGTCTTTACATATTTAGGTTATAAATCTAAAGAAATTAAACAGAAAAAAGTAAAGTCAACAGTTAACCTACAGGAAGATTTTACAATTTGCTTTCCAAAACTATCAGATAATCTTCCATTCAACATCTATGAGTTTGGAACTGAGAATATAAACACACAGCAAGACTTGTACAATACAATTAGAGCTAAAGTTCCGGGTGTACAAATAACCAATACTCAAAATAATAACATACCAAAAATTACAATGCGTGGTGATAGTAATACCATTGTTATTATTGATGGTATTCGTTATACAGATACTTCAATCTTACAGACTATAAACCCTTTAGATATAGAAAAAGTATATGTAGCTAATTCTGTAGCGGCATCTAACTATTTACTAACCAAAAGAAACTAA